A region of Sulfuricella denitrificans skB26 DNA encodes the following proteins:
- a CDS encoding Fur family transcriptional regulator gives MDMKTYTRDNMADLLRQHAINPTHQRLEIAYALFSRQEHLSADQILAIVNTKHSETSKATVYNTLNLFVEKKLIREVIVDPSKVFYDPNTYEHHHFYDVVSGHLTDIDAADFKISGLPMLPPGVITEGIDIIVRIRPQAVPA, from the coding sequence ATGGATATGAAAACTTACACTCGCGACAACATGGCTGACTTGCTAAGGCAGCATGCGATCAATCCGACGCACCAACGGCTAGAGATTGCCTATGCACTGTTCTCCAGGCAGGAGCACCTTTCTGCCGATCAGATCCTTGCGATCGTCAATACCAAGCACAGCGAAACCTCCAAGGCAACGGTCTATAACACCTTGAATTTATTCGTTGAAAAGAAGCTGATCCGTGAAGTGATCGTGGACCCAAGCAAAGTATTCTACGACCCCAACACTTATGAGCATCATCACTTTTATGATGTGGTAAGTGGTCATCTGACCGATATCGACGCGGCGGACTTCAAGATCAGCGGTTTGCCCATGTTGCCGCCGGGCGTGATTACCGAAGGTATCGACATCATCGTCCGTATCCGCCCGCAAGCGGTTCCTGCCTGA
- a CDS encoding RNA pyrophosphohydrolase codes for MIDRDGYRPNVGIILCNAKNEVFWGKRIKEHSWQFPQGGIKAGESPEQAMFRELEEEVGLQPQHVRIIGRTRDWLRYDVPQNWVRREWRGSYRGQKQIWFLLRLTGRDSDVSLRASSHPEFDAWRWHHYWIPLESVIEFKRDVYRLALNELAGYLNKSE; via the coding sequence ATGATAGACCGGGACGGTTATCGCCCCAATGTCGGCATCATTCTATGCAATGCAAAAAATGAGGTTTTCTGGGGCAAGCGTATCAAGGAGCATTCCTGGCAGTTTCCGCAAGGAGGCATCAAGGCCGGTGAATCACCCGAGCAGGCAATGTTTCGGGAGTTGGAGGAAGAAGTCGGGCTGCAGCCGCAGCACGTGAGAATTATCGGCCGCACCAGGGACTGGCTGCGCTATGATGTGCCGCAGAACTGGGTGCGACGCGAGTGGCGCGGTAGCTATAGGGGCCAGAAGCAGATCTGGTTTCTTTTGCGTTTGACCGGGCGCGACAGCGATGTGTCGTTGCGCGCGTCTTCGCATCCCGAGTTCGATGCCTGGCGATGGCACCATTACTGGATTCCTCTGGAATCGGTGATCGAATTCAAACGCGATGTATACCGTTTGGCGCTCAACGAGCTGGCAGGCTACCTGAATAAATCAGAATGA
- a CDS encoding polyamine aminopropyltransferase encodes MGMFFGRRIHKAVAAGDVVDVSERDGVRSLHLGSQTVQSSMRISAPNELELAYTRSMMGLLLFNPDPVRFLMVGLGGGSLAKFVYHRMPATRIAAVELNSQVAAAARAYFQLPPEDERFEVVIAEGGQYVADHPDSADVLMVDGFDGVSLADSLVTQRYYDDCASALSERGILAVNLWGSDKNFDAYLQRIETSFNGLTLCLPTEKHGNIVVFGFKRSPGNPRWDDLRQRARELEQTYGLEFLKFVEGLRSLNTHTEKRLLI; translated from the coding sequence ATGGGAATGTTTTTTGGGCGGCGTATTCATAAAGCGGTAGCCGCTGGTGACGTCGTAGACGTTAGCGAGCGCGACGGCGTGCGGTCGTTGCATCTGGGCAGTCAAACGGTGCAGAGTTCGATGCGCATCAGTGCGCCCAACGAGCTTGAACTGGCCTATACCCGCAGCATGATGGGTCTTCTCCTGTTCAATCCTGACCCCGTGCGTTTTCTGATGGTCGGGTTGGGAGGGGGGTCATTGGCCAAATTCGTTTATCACCGCATGCCGGCCACACGCATAGCGGCGGTGGAACTGAACTCGCAGGTTGCGGCAGCAGCACGCGCCTATTTTCAGCTGCCGCCGGAAGATGAACGATTCGAGGTGGTGATCGCCGAAGGCGGCCAGTATGTGGCCGACCACCCCGATAGCGCCGATGTGTTGATGGTGGATGGCTTCGACGGTGTTTCGCTGGCCGATTCGTTGGTTACCCAGCGTTATTACGACGACTGTGCCTCAGCACTGAGTGAACGTGGAATCCTCGCGGTAAACCTGTGGGGCAGCGACAAAAATTTCGATGCCTACTTGCAGCGTATCGAGACCAGTTTCAATGGCCTGACATTGTGTCTGCCTACGGAAAAGCACGGCAACATCGTCGTGTTCGGTTTCAAGCGCAGCCCCGGCAATCCACGCTGGGACGATTTGCGCCAGCGTGCCAGGGAACTGGAGCAGACATATGGGCTGGAATTTCTCAAGTTCGTTGAAGGTCTGCGCAGCCTCAATACTCACACGGAAAAGCGTCTGCTGATTTAG
- a CDS encoding phage holin family protein yields MTETDAGIAHATGLFASLRNFAATLSGVAQTRLELLANEVEEEKLRFAQLLLFGSIALFCLAMGSVFLAIFITVLLWDSHRLLVLGGLAGLFFSLGGVGVVMFRARASVGGRLFAASLAELGKDRQQLLP; encoded by the coding sequence ATGACGGAAACTGATGCAGGCATAGCACATGCCACTGGGTTGTTTGCCTCACTGCGCAATTTTGCCGCTACGCTTTCGGGCGTAGCGCAGACAAGACTGGAGTTGTTGGCGAATGAAGTGGAGGAGGAAAAACTCCGCTTTGCTCAGTTGCTGTTGTTCGGCAGTATCGCGCTGTTTTGCTTGGCTATGGGCAGTGTGTTTCTTGCGATATTCATCACCGTCCTGCTATGGGATAGTCACCGACTGTTGGTGCTGGGGGGTTTGGCGGGACTTTTTTTTAGCCTGGGCGGTGTGGGTGTCGTGATGTTTCGTGCTCGCGCTTCGGTCGGTGGTCGTTTATTTGCGGCCAGCCTGGCAGAGCTCGGCAAAGATCGCCAGCAGTTGCTGCCGTAA
- a CDS encoding CNP1-like family protein: MCRLKKNAFGFRINWVGAVLYRIGLRHHLMWVAVGLALVLSGSAFAEWGKFEYEFDEEKPWAEIEAQLPAYPKEENLLPFFVSAATDNRFFVDAVSISTGEDGVVRYTMIVKSSAGASNVSFEGIRCASRERKLYAFGRKEGAWSRARFAKWEPIRYQDRNRQHHVLYDDFFCPNGIIVKNPQEAVDLLKRSFRP, from the coding sequence ATGTGTAGATTAAAGAAAAATGCCTTTGGGTTCCGTATCAATTGGGTTGGTGCCGTCTTGTATCGTATCGGGTTGCGCCATCACTTGATGTGGGTTGCCGTGGGGCTTGCCCTAGTGCTATCAGGTAGTGCCTTCGCCGAGTGGGGGAAATTCGAATACGAATTCGATGAGGAAAAGCCGTGGGCCGAGATTGAGGCTCAACTCCCTGCTTACCCGAAGGAAGAAAACCTGCTGCCCTTCTTCGTTAGTGCCGCCACTGATAACAGGTTTTTTGTCGATGCCGTTTCCATCAGTACAGGTGAGGACGGCGTGGTGCGTTACACGATGATCGTCAAATCATCGGCGGGTGCCTCCAATGTGAGCTTCGAGGGTATCCGCTGCGCCAGCCGCGAAAGGAAGCTTTACGCCTTCGGACGCAAGGAAGGAGCTTGGTCAAGGGCGCGCTTCGCCAAATGGGAACCGATCCGCTACCAGGACCGTAACCGTCAACATCACGTGCTTTATGACGATTTCTTTTGTCCCAACGGGATTATCGTGAAAAACCCGCAGGAAGCGGTCGATCTGCTGAAGCGCAGCTTCAGGCCTTAG
- a CDS encoding YqjK-like family protein, which yields MGAEQRLVQLARRRAELVAHSAAQRAELGDICHVWRVPMAIADQGVTVWRFLRMHPALLVGLGVAFAVARPRRAVNWLGRGWALWRVFRGMAAGKWKPN from the coding sequence ATGGGTGCCGAGCAACGGTTGGTTCAACTTGCCCGACGGCGTGCCGAACTGGTGGCGCATAGCGCGGCCCAACGTGCGGAATTGGGCGATATTTGCCATGTCTGGCGTGTACCAATGGCGATAGCCGATCAGGGCGTGACTGTATGGCGCTTCCTTCGCATGCATCCGGCATTGCTGGTCGGGTTGGGTGTAGCGTTTGCGGTGGCACGGCCTCGTAGAGCAGTAAATTGGCTTGGTCGTGGCTGGGCGTTGTGGCGTGTTTTCCGCGGCATGGCAGCCGGGAAATGGAAGCCGAATTAA
- a CDS encoding lytic transglycosylase domain-containing protein: MRKLIIAFALLTCLPAQAGRQLEEPLSASVQAALHKTVSDGAAPRLVFTSQVDANIWMAEMSQRLEKRMPDRKVRQDFLKTVHYEASRAGLDPQMVLGLIQVESGFKKYAVSSAGARGYMQVMPFWVKHIGTPDQNLFHIRTNLRYGCTILRHYLDIEKGDLYRALGRYNGSLGRPEYPNLVIGAWRNGWAYPSKIGKAASVPLS; the protein is encoded by the coding sequence ATGCGTAAGCTAATTATTGCCTTTGCTTTGCTGACCTGCCTGCCTGCCCAAGCCGGCAGGCAGCTTGAAGAACCGTTGAGCGCCAGCGTGCAGGCGGCGCTGCATAAAACGGTCAGTGATGGCGCGGCTCCGCGCCTCGTCTTTACCTCACAAGTCGATGCAAACATCTGGATGGCGGAAATGTCACAGCGCTTGGAGAAGCGCATGCCGGACCGGAAAGTGCGCCAAGACTTCCTCAAAACCGTACACTACGAAGCATCCCGCGCGGGTCTCGACCCCCAAATGGTGCTAGGCTTGATCCAGGTGGAAAGCGGCTTCAAAAAATATGCCGTATCCAGTGCTGGGGCTCGTGGCTACATGCAGGTCATGCCGTTCTGGGTCAAGCATATCGGCACTCCGGATCAGAACCTGTTCCACATCCGCACCAACCTGCGCTATGGTTGCACCATCCTTCGGCACTACCTCGACATTGAAAAGGGTGATCTATATCGAGCCCTGGGCCGCTACAACGGCAGCCTGGGCAGGCCGGAGTATCCCAACCTGGTGATCGGCGCCTGGCGCAACGGCTGGGCCTATCCGAGTAAAATCGGCAAAGCGGCATCAGTCCCTTTGTCGTAA
- a CDS encoding proline--tRNA ligase — translation MRVSKFFLSTLKEAPTEAELVSHKLMLRAGLIKRIGSGLYTWMPLGLRVLRKVENVVRNEMDKSGAVELLMPAVVPAELWQETGRWDVFGPQMLKIKDRHERDFCFGPTHEEVITDVARREIKSYRQLPVNFYQVQTKFRDEIRPRFGVMRAREFVMKDAYSFHANFPSLEQTYQVMYDTYSRIFTRLGLKFRAVAADTGAIGGTGSHEFHVLADSGEDAIAFCPSSDYAANVELAEAVSPTTPRPVPTEAMQKVATPGKHSIEEVCEFLKIPAHRVVKTLLLEGRDGDVVALLLRGDHQLNEVKAGKLLQLAQPIRFATDAQIRTSAGCNAGSLGPVGLNVTTIADRAVAAMSDFICGANEDGHHLTGVNFGRDLPELKEVVDLRNVVEGDDSPDGKGKLELCRGIEVGHIFQLRTKYSEAMKATFLDENGKEQVMEMGCYGIGVSRIVAAAIEQGHDEHGIVFSPAIAPFQLAIVPIGLNRSELVKETVEKLYAELIASGIEVLLDDRDERPGVMFADLELIGIPHRIVIGERGLKDGNVEYQGRKDDKATAIPLQNIVSHIKSAVCVS, via the coding sequence ATGCGTGTCTCAAAATTTTTCCTGTCCACCCTCAAGGAAGCGCCAACCGAAGCCGAGTTGGTCAGCCACAAACTGATGCTCCGCGCCGGCCTGATCAAGCGCATCGGCAGCGGTCTGTACACTTGGATGCCCCTCGGCCTCAGGGTACTGCGCAAGGTCGAAAACGTCGTACGCAATGAAATGGACAAGAGCGGCGCAGTCGAACTATTGATGCCGGCGGTCGTTCCCGCCGAGCTCTGGCAGGAAACTGGACGCTGGGACGTTTTCGGCCCGCAGATGCTGAAGATCAAGGATCGCCATGAGCGCGACTTCTGCTTCGGACCGACCCACGAAGAAGTGATCACCGATGTCGCACGCCGCGAAATCAAAAGCTACCGTCAGCTGCCGGTAAATTTCTACCAGGTCCAGACCAAGTTCCGCGACGAAATTCGTCCGCGCTTCGGCGTGATGCGCGCACGCGAATTCGTGATGAAGGACGCGTATTCCTTCCACGCCAACTTCCCCAGCCTAGAGCAGACCTACCAGGTGATGTACGACACCTACAGCCGCATTTTCACCCGCCTGGGATTAAAGTTCCGCGCTGTTGCGGCGGATACCGGCGCGATCGGCGGCACCGGCTCACATGAGTTCCACGTTCTAGCCGATTCCGGCGAGGATGCCATCGCCTTCTGCCCGAGTTCCGACTATGCCGCCAACGTCGAGCTGGCCGAGGCAGTTTCTCCCACCACTCCTCGCCCCGTTCCGACCGAAGCAATGCAAAAAGTCGCCACGCCGGGCAAACACAGCATTGAGGAAGTGTGCGAATTTCTTAAAATTCCCGCACACCGGGTCGTTAAAACACTGCTGCTGGAAGGGCGTGACGGCGATGTGGTAGCGCTGTTGCTGCGGGGCGATCACCAACTCAACGAGGTCAAGGCCGGCAAACTGCTCCAGCTTGCACAACCGATACGCTTTGCCACCGACGCACAAATTCGTACCTCTGCCGGTTGCAACGCCGGCTCGCTCGGTCCGGTCGGCCTGAATGTTACGACAATTGCCGATCGCGCTGTGGCCGCAATGAGTGACTTCATCTGTGGCGCCAATGAGGACGGGCACCACCTCACCGGCGTCAACTTCGGTCGCGACCTGCCGGAATTGAAAGAAGTGGTCGATCTCCGCAATGTGGTGGAAGGCGACGACAGCCCGGACGGCAAGGGAAAACTGGAACTGTGCCGCGGCATCGAGGTCGGCCATATTTTCCAGCTGCGCACCAAGTATTCCGAAGCGATGAAAGCCACTTTTCTTGACGAGAACGGCAAAGAACAAGTAATGGAAATGGGCTGCTACGGCATCGGCGTGTCACGCATCGTCGCCGCCGCTATCGAGCAGGGCCACGACGAGCACGGCATCGTCTTCTCGCCCGCAATAGCCCCGTTCCAACTCGCCATCGTACCCATCGGCCTCAACCGTAGCGAACTGGTGAAGGAAACAGTCGAGAAGCTCTATGCCGAGCTCATTGCCTCAGGGATCGAAGTGCTGCTGGACGACCGCGACGAGCGCCCCGGCGTCATGTTCGCTGACCTTGAACTGATCGGCATCCCGCACCGCATCGTCATCGGCGAGCGTGGACTGAAGGACGGCAACGTGGAATATCAGGGGCGAAAAGATGACAAAGCCACCGCCATCCCCTTGCAAAATATTGTGAGTCACATAAAATCAGCAGTATGCGTAAGCTAA
- a CDS encoding CBS domain-containing protein gives MVDFSPLPPSDLAQGATYYQPLQTSPAHVELRDPAVRVMTDLKAVMAVTIGPEKTVDAARERMVRHSVRLLLVIDDQETVLGLVTATDILGEKPVQFIEKSGCRREDVLVRNIMTPQEKLEVLCMKDVAAAKVGHIVATLKKCGRQHALVVDTEGPGHAQQVRGIFSTSQVSRLLGTEIQTLEIAQTFAEIQVQLAK, from the coding sequence ATGGTTGATTTTTCCCCGTTACCACCCAGCGATTTGGCGCAAGGGGCGACTTATTATCAACCTCTGCAAACCTCGCCGGCGCATGTCGAATTGCGCGACCCGGCGGTGCGGGTGATGACTGACCTCAAAGCGGTAATGGCGGTGACCATCGGGCCAGAAAAAACGGTAGATGCCGCTAGGGAGCGTATGGTTCGGCACAGCGTCAGGCTGCTGCTGGTGATTGATGATCAGGAAACAGTCCTCGGGCTGGTTACCGCCACCGATATTCTGGGCGAGAAACCAGTGCAATTTATCGAGAAGTCTGGCTGCAGGAGGGAGGATGTTCTGGTGCGCAACATCATGACGCCGCAGGAAAAGCTGGAAGTGCTGTGCATGAAGGATGTCGCTGCGGCAAAAGTGGGCCATATCGTCGCAACCCTGAAAAAATGTGGTCGCCAGCATGCCTTGGTGGTGGATACGGAAGGGCCGGGGCATGCCCAACAGGTGCGTGGTATTTTTTCGACTTCCCAGGTTTCAAGACTCTTGGGCACGGAAATCCAGACACTGGAAATCGCCCAGACCTTTGCCGAAATTCAGGTGCAGCTCGCCAAGTAG
- a CDS encoding nitrite reductase codes for MKERYNNLLRLAVLATLPLAIQFANADATPQHDDKVMAEYQTAGGSPLESVPMHQDINPKAPKMSHDEFEKAKKIFFERCAGCHGVLRKGATGKPLTPDITLDKSLEYLKAFIKYGSPAGMPNWGTAGILTDDEVDLMARYVQQTPPAPPEFGMPEMMASWKVTVPVDKRPKKKMNNLNLENLFSVTLRDAGEIALIDGDSKKIVSILNTGYAVHISRMSASGRYMFVIGRDAKINLIDLWMEHPDTVAEIKIGMEARSVESSKFKGYEDKYAIAGAYWPPQFVIMDGDTLKPRKIVSTRGMTVDKQVYHPEPRVAAIVSSHFNPEFYVNVKETGQVYAVNYEDLNNLKIKMIDAAPFLHDGGFESTHRYFMDAANASNKIAVIDTKEGKLTKLVEVGKTPHPGRGANFIDPEFGPVWATGHLGDEKITLIGTDPLKHPKQAWKVVRTLKGQGGGSLFLKTHPKSRNLWVDTTLNPDPKISQSIAVWDINNMNKGYEALPIGEWAGLKDGPKRVVEPEYNKAGDEVWFSVWNGKDQESAIVVVDDKTRKLKAVIKDKRLVTPTGKFNVYNTQHDIY; via the coding sequence ATGAAAGAAAGATATAACAACTTGCTTAGATTGGCTGTTCTAGCAACACTTCCGCTGGCGATTCAGTTCGCCAATGCAGATGCCACCCCACAACACGACGACAAGGTGATGGCCGAATATCAAACAGCTGGCGGCTCCCCACTGGAATCCGTGCCCATGCACCAGGATATCAATCCAAAAGCTCCAAAAATGTCACACGATGAATTCGAAAAGGCAAAAAAAATATTCTTCGAACGTTGCGCCGGTTGCCATGGTGTATTGCGAAAAGGAGCAACCGGCAAACCGCTGACCCCGGACATCACTCTGGACAAGAGTCTGGAATATCTTAAAGCCTTTATTAAATATGGCTCACCGGCCGGCATGCCAAACTGGGGAACTGCAGGCATATTGACCGACGATGAGGTTGATTTGATGGCCCGCTACGTTCAACAGACACCTCCTGCCCCGCCGGAATTCGGCATGCCGGAAATGATGGCCTCATGGAAGGTAACCGTGCCGGTGGACAAACGCCCCAAGAAGAAAATGAACAATCTCAATCTGGAAAATTTGTTCTCTGTTACGTTGCGTGACGCAGGAGAAATAGCCCTGATTGATGGCGACAGCAAGAAAATTGTCAGCATCCTGAATACAGGTTATGCCGTACACATTTCACGGATGTCGGCTTCCGGCCGCTATATGTTTGTGATCGGCCGCGACGCCAAGATCAATCTGATTGATCTGTGGATGGAACATCCCGACACGGTAGCGGAAATCAAGATCGGCATGGAAGCCCGCTCGGTGGAAAGCTCGAAATTCAAGGGCTACGAGGACAAATACGCGATTGCTGGCGCCTATTGGCCGCCGCAGTTCGTCATCATGGATGGCGATACACTCAAACCGAGGAAAATTGTTTCCACTCGCGGTATGACCGTGGACAAGCAAGTGTATCACCCCGAGCCCCGAGTTGCTGCAATCGTATCCTCGCACTTTAATCCTGAGTTCTATGTCAACGTCAAGGAGACCGGCCAGGTTTATGCAGTCAACTATGAAGACCTGAACAATCTCAAAATCAAGATGATCGATGCTGCCCCGTTCCTTCATGATGGCGGATTTGAGTCTACGCATCGCTACTTCATGGATGCGGCCAACGCCTCCAACAAAATTGCGGTGATAGACACCAAGGAAGGCAAGTTGACCAAATTGGTCGAAGTCGGCAAAACGCCTCACCCTGGTCGCGGCGCCAATTTTATTGACCCCGAATTCGGCCCAGTGTGGGCAACCGGCCACCTTGGCGATGAAAAGATTACATTGATCGGCACCGACCCGCTGAAGCATCCAAAACAGGCCTGGAAGGTAGTGCGCACATTAAAGGGCCAAGGCGGCGGTTCACTGTTCCTCAAAACCCATCCCAAATCCAGAAATCTATGGGTGGACACTACACTCAATCCCGACCCCAAGATCAGCCAATCGATTGCTGTGTGGGACATCAACAACATGAACAAGGGCTATGAGGCACTACCAATCGGCGAATGGGCGGGGCTGAAAGATGGTCCAAAACGCGTGGTTGAGCCCGAATACAACAAGGCGGGTGATGAAGTCTGGTTCTCGGTCTGGAACGGAAAAGATCAGGAATCGGCCATCGTGGTGGTGGATGACAAAACGCGCAAGTTGAAAGCTGTGATCAAAGATAAGCGTCTAGTTACACCCACCGGAAAATTCAACGTCTACAATACCCAGCACGACATTTACTAA
- the cgtA gene encoding Obg family GTPase CgtA, with protein sequence MKFIDEAKIEVHAGDGGNGSASFRREKYIDKGGPNGGDGGRGGSIYAIADRNINTLVDYRFARIHRAEKGENGMGSDCYGKGGEDMVLRVPVGTVITDFNTNEIIADLAKDCEKALIAKGGKGGLGNLHFKSSTNRAPRQFTHGELGEVRELKMELKVLADVGLLGMPNAGKSTFIRAVSAAKPKVADYPFTTLHPNLGVVRVEHDKSFVIADIPGLIEGAAEGAGLGHQFLRHLARTRVLLHLVDIAPYDETASPVAEAHAIVNELKKYDESLYQKPRWLLLNKMDMLPAEDRDAYKQQFLKDFGWDGKCFIISALTGEGCKEVVYAIMEFLDQNRPVEEPAEDTQEAQP encoded by the coding sequence ATGAAATTCATTGACGAAGCAAAAATCGAAGTCCATGCCGGTGACGGCGGCAACGGGTCGGCCAGCTTCAGGCGCGAGAAATACATCGACAAGGGCGGGCCGAACGGCGGTGATGGCGGACGCGGCGGCAGCATTTATGCGATTGCCGACCGCAACATCAACACCCTGGTGGACTATCGCTTCGCCCGCATCCACCGCGCTGAGAAGGGTGAAAACGGGATGGGCTCGGATTGCTACGGCAAGGGCGGCGAAGATATGGTGCTGCGCGTTCCTGTCGGCACCGTGATTACTGACTTCAACACCAATGAAATCATCGCCGACCTTGCCAAGGACTGCGAAAAAGCCTTGATCGCCAAGGGCGGCAAAGGCGGCCTCGGCAACCTGCATTTCAAGTCCAGTACTAACCGCGCCCCGCGCCAGTTCACTCACGGCGAACTGGGCGAAGTACGTGAACTCAAAATGGAACTCAAGGTACTGGCCGACGTCGGGCTGCTGGGCATGCCCAATGCCGGAAAGTCTACCTTCATCCGCGCTGTTTCGGCGGCCAAGCCCAAGGTGGCGGACTACCCCTTCACCACGCTACACCCTAACCTTGGTGTAGTACGCGTGGAGCACGACAAAAGCTTCGTCATCGCCGACATTCCGGGCCTGATCGAAGGTGCGGCCGAAGGCGCCGGACTCGGTCACCAGTTCCTGCGCCATCTGGCGCGTACCCGGGTACTGCTGCATCTGGTCGATATCGCCCCCTACGACGAAACCGCCAGCCCGGTGGCAGAAGCTCATGCGATCGTCAACGAACTCAAGAAATACGACGAATCGCTGTACCAGAAGCCACGTTGGTTGCTGTTGAACAAGATGGACATGCTGCCCGCGGAAGATCGTGATGCGTACAAGCAGCAGTTCCTCAAGGATTTCGGCTGGGATGGGAAATGTTTCATCATTTCCGCCCTCACCGGAGAAGGCTGCAAGGAAGTGGTCTACGCCATCATGGAGTTTCTCGACCAGAACCGGCCGGTGGAAGAGCCCGCAGAAGATACGCAGGAAGCACAACCTTGA
- a CDS encoding DUF883 family protein has translation MIMYSEVDEVADVNKEKLVADFKVVVADAEALLRATANDAGEKVAAAREKIQASLVDAKVRLAQAEAAIIDKTKQAARATDQYVHDNPWKAVGISACVGLVIGVLIARR, from the coding sequence ATGATCATGTATAGCGAAGTCGATGAAGTAGCCGATGTAAACAAGGAAAAGCTGGTTGCGGATTTTAAAGTAGTGGTGGCTGATGCTGAAGCGTTGCTCAGGGCGACTGCGAATGATGCGGGTGAAAAAGTAGCGGCCGCGCGCGAAAAAATTCAGGCTAGTCTGGTTGACGCTAAAGTGCGGTTGGCACAGGCTGAAGCAGCGATCATTGATAAAACCAAGCAGGCTGCCCGTGCCACTGACCAATATGTGCATGACAATCCGTGGAAGGCAGTGGGTATTTCCGCCTGTGTCGGGCTGGTGATTGGCGTTCTGATCGCACGTCGCTGA
- the proB gene encoding glutamate 5-kinase, whose product MSSIIANSKRLVIKVGSSLVTNSGAGLDHEAIATWAAQIAALKAMGREVVLVSSGAIAEGMQRLGWKKRPSAVHELQAAAAVGQMGLVQVYETCFRKHGLHTAQILLTHDDLADRKRYLNARSTLRTLLKLNTIPIINENDTVVTEEIRFGDNDTLGALVTNLIDADALIILTDQTGLYSADPRKDPTATLVGEARAGDPALETMAGGAGSDIGRGGMLTKILAAKRAARSGAHTVIAWGREPDVLTRLAQGEAIGTQLIADEMKTVARKQWLADHLQVGGKLTLDDGAVNALRKEGKSLLSIGVSAIAGDFERGEVVTCLDTTGREIARGLVNYSAPETQKILRHASTEIESILGYVDEPELIHRDNLVLL is encoded by the coding sequence TTGAGCTCGATTATCGCCAACAGCAAACGCCTGGTAATAAAGGTCGGCAGCAGCCTGGTCACCAACAGCGGTGCCGGCCTCGACCATGAGGCCATCGCCACCTGGGCAGCGCAGATCGCCGCCCTCAAAGCCATGGGGCGCGAAGTGGTACTGGTCTCTTCCGGTGCGATCGCCGAAGGGATGCAACGCCTCGGCTGGAAGAAGCGACCCAGTGCCGTGCATGAACTGCAAGCCGCAGCCGCGGTGGGCCAGATGGGGCTGGTGCAGGTCTATGAAACCTGCTTCCGCAAGCATGGCCTGCACACCGCACAAATCCTGCTGACCCACGACGACCTCGCCGACCGCAAGCGCTATCTCAATGCCCGCTCCACCCTGCGCACCCTGCTCAAGCTGAACACCATCCCGATCATCAACGAAAACGACACCGTCGTCACCGAGGAAATCCGCTTCGGTGATAACGACACCCTGGGGGCTCTGGTCACCAACCTGATCGATGCGGATGCGTTAATCATTCTGACCGACCAGACTGGCCTGTATTCTGCCGACCCGCGCAAGGACCCTACTGCCACGCTGGTGGGCGAAGCGCGCGCCGGTGACCCGGCACTGGAAACCATGGCAGGCGGAGCCGGCAGCGATATCGGCCGCGGCGGCATGCTGACCAAAATTCTTGCCGCCAAGCGCGCGGCTCGCAGCGGCGCCCATACCGTGATTGCCTGGGGGCGCGAGCCGGACGTGCTGACCCGGCTCGCCCAAGGCGAAGCGATCGGCACCCAGCTAATTGCCGACGAAATGAAGACCGTGGCGCGCAAACAATGGCTCGCCGATCACCTCCAGGTCGGAGGCAAACTCACGCTCGACGATGGTGCGGTCAACGCACTGCGGAAGGAAGGCAAAAGTCTGCTGTCGATCGGCGTGAGCGCGATTGCAGGGGATTTCGAACGTGGGGAAGTGGTGACCTGCCTGGACACGACAGGCCGTGAAATTGCCCGTGGCCTGGTCAATTACAGCGCGCCGGAAACTCAGAAAATCCTGCGCCACGCCAGTACCGAGATCGAATCTATCCTGGGTTACGTCGACGAACCGGAATTGATTCATCGGGACAACTTGGTATTGCTTTAA